From Bradyrhizobium sp. NDS-1, the proteins below share one genomic window:
- a CDS encoding NAD(P)/FAD-dependent oxidoreductase, protein MRLAVIGTGIAGNAAAWLLSKRYAVTVYERELQPGGHSHTVRVDYDGQPIDVDVGFIVFNETNYPQLTSLFTHLGVNTVETCMSFALSADHGRFEWRGGGESALQTACGLFAQPRNLASPSYFRMLAEVARFNKQSVADLRAGRLLGLTLGEYLRRQSFGPRVFSDYLGPMGAAIWSSSSDDILSFPAENFVAFFDNHRLLHLDRPRWRTVEGGSRRYVDKLTASFRHNIRLGCAVTSIDRTGHGVTVRDSHGGVENYDAVVMACHSDQALATLSDADATERSILGAIRYAPNTIYLHRDPSLMPRRRQAWASWNFLRWPRQTPALNDVAVTYWMNRLQAIDERRPLFVSLNPPFEPAAGLTFGKFTFAHPQYDLAAFAAQRRLPAIQGRRRTWFCGAWTGYGFHEDGLQAGISVAEALGVELPWRQPDPALAEAAE, encoded by the coding sequence ATGCGTTTGGCCGTGATCGGGACGGGAATTGCCGGCAATGCGGCCGCGTGGCTCCTTTCGAAACGTTACGCAGTCACCGTTTACGAGCGTGAGCTGCAGCCGGGTGGGCATAGCCACACCGTTCGCGTCGACTATGACGGCCAGCCGATTGATGTCGATGTCGGCTTCATCGTGTTCAACGAGACCAACTACCCGCAACTGACGTCGCTGTTCACGCATCTCGGCGTGAACACCGTCGAGACTTGCATGAGTTTCGCCCTGTCCGCTGACCACGGCCGGTTCGAATGGCGCGGTGGCGGCGAGAGCGCCCTGCAGACGGCCTGCGGCCTGTTCGCGCAACCCCGCAACCTCGCATCCCCGTCTTATTTCCGCATGCTGGCCGAGGTCGCGCGGTTCAACAAGCAAAGCGTGGCCGATCTGCGCGCCGGCCGGCTGCTTGGCCTGACCCTCGGCGAATATCTGCGCCGGCAATCGTTCGGGCCGCGCGTGTTCTCCGACTATCTCGGTCCGATGGGGGCGGCGATCTGGTCGTCCTCGTCCGACGACATCCTGTCGTTCCCGGCGGAGAACTTCGTCGCCTTCTTCGACAATCATCGCCTCCTGCACCTCGATCGACCGCGCTGGCGCACCGTGGAGGGTGGCAGCCGGCGCTATGTCGACAAGCTGACCGCTTCGTTCAGGCACAACATTCGGCTAGGTTGCGCGGTGACATCGATCGACCGAACGGGGCATGGCGTGACCGTCCGCGACAGTCATGGCGGAGTTGAAAATTACGATGCGGTGGTGATGGCTTGTCACAGCGATCAGGCCTTGGCGACCCTGTCGGACGCCGACGCCACGGAGCGTTCCATCCTTGGCGCCATCAGATATGCTCCAAACACCATCTATCTGCACCGCGATCCCAGCCTCATGCCCCGGCGGCGTCAGGCGTGGGCCTCCTGGAACTTTCTGCGCTGGCCGCGGCAAACGCCTGCCCTGAACGACGTCGCAGTGACCTATTGGATGAACCGGCTGCAGGCGATCGACGAGCGCAGACCATTGTTCGTCAGCCTCAACCCTCCCTTCGAGCCGGCGGCCGGTCTGACGTTCGGAAAATTCACCTTCGCCCATCCGCAATACGATTTGGCGGCATTCGCGGCGCAGCGACGGCTCCCCGCGATTCAAGGACGCCGCCGAACCTGGTTCTGCGGCGCCTGGACCGGCTATGGCTTTCACGAGGATGGCCTGCAGGCCGGCATTTCCGTTGCCGAGGCACTCGGCGTCGAACTTCCTTGGCGTCAACCGGATCCGGCCCTGGCCGAGGCTGCCGAGTAA
- a CDS encoding DUF2177 family protein: MSLFWTYLAVAVTFVAVDMVWLTIMVERLYRPVLGDMLRAQPNLPAAAAFYVLYPLGLIWFAVLPAQQDGGALRAFTSGLLLGCFTYATYDLTNQATLRNWSTGLTLADVCWGSCLAGVSAWIGFLVAQKLSH; the protein is encoded by the coding sequence ATGAGTTTATTCTGGACCTACCTGGCTGTGGCCGTGACCTTCGTTGCCGTCGATATGGTCTGGCTGACGATCATGGTCGAAAGACTGTATCGACCCGTGCTGGGTGATATGTTGCGGGCTCAGCCCAACCTGCCGGCCGCGGCCGCGTTCTACGTGTTGTATCCCCTCGGATTGATCTGGTTTGCCGTGCTGCCGGCGCAGCAGGACGGAGGCGCGCTGCGCGCTTTCACATCCGGCCTGCTGCTTGGCTGCTTCACCTATGCAACCTACGATCTGACCAACCAGGCGACGCTGCGGAACTGGTCAACCGGACTGACCCTCGCCGACGTGTGCTGGGGATCCTGTCTCGCCGGCGTCAGTGCCTGGATCGGGTTTCTCGTCGCTCAAAAGCTGTCGCATTGA
- a CDS encoding DUF1365 domain-containing protein has translation MVRTTPAEPEDATAPAALYWGKVMHARWQPVQHRFTYRVMNLLIDLDRLGEAGRLSRLFGINRAAPFSFHERDHGDGKGTGLSQHARRLAAERGIDLSGGCILLLCYPRVFGYVFNPLSIYFCYRASGNLALLIYEVRNTFGEMHSYILPVQENCVSSVVRQSQSKSFYVSPFMEMETHYRFSVSPPRQDVRVRILQSGAQGAMFAAAFCGRRRTLTSRSLLAALLGLPFLTLKVIAAIHWEAMRLWLKGVPYVPRLKQREI, from the coding sequence ATGGTCCGAACCACACCAGCCGAACCCGAGGATGCGACGGCGCCCGCCGCGCTCTATTGGGGGAAAGTGATGCACGCGCGATGGCAGCCGGTGCAGCACAGGTTCACCTATCGCGTGATGAACCTGCTGATCGACCTCGACCGGCTGGGCGAAGCGGGTCGCCTATCCCGGCTGTTCGGCATCAATCGAGCGGCGCCCTTCAGCTTTCACGAGCGCGACCACGGCGACGGCAAAGGCACGGGCCTCAGCCAACACGCCCGACGGCTCGCGGCGGAACGCGGCATCGACCTTTCCGGGGGCTGCATTCTGCTCCTGTGCTATCCCCGGGTCTTCGGCTACGTGTTCAATCCGCTCTCGATCTACTTTTGCTATCGCGCGTCCGGCAATCTCGCGCTGCTGATCTACGAGGTCCGCAACACCTTCGGTGAGATGCATTCCTACATCCTGCCCGTGCAGGAGAACTGCGTAAGCTCCGTCGTCCGCCAGAGCCAATCGAAGTCCTTCTACGTTTCACCCTTCATGGAGATGGAAACGCATTACCGCTTCAGCGTTTCTCCACCACGGCAGGATGTGAGAGTGCGGATCCTGCAGAGCGGCGCGCAGGGCGCGATGTTTGCGGCAGCATTTTGTGGGCGACGCCGCACTCTGACGAGCCGCTCTCTGCTGGCGGCGCTACTCGGATTGCCTTTCCTGACCTTGAAGGTCATCGCAGCCATTCACTGGGAAGCGATGCGGCTCTGGCTGAAAGGCGTTCCGTACGTGCCTCGTTTGAAACAACGCGAGATCTGA
- a CDS encoding DUF1295 domain-containing protein gives MALAFCLLMGLAWVVQQRTGNSGWVDAIWSYSSGLVGAAAALWPLDGALPARQVLVAGLVLLWSVRLGTHIARRSAAGADDPRYANYAREWGADAPRRMFFFLQSQALVSLPLPFAVFLAAHAPAPGLRLQDYIGVVIVLIAVAGEALADRQLRRFKRAPSSKGQVCDVGLWRWSRHPNYFFEWLGWLAYPVIALSSGYAWGWASLAAPVIMYWILVHVTGIPPLEEQMLRSRGDRYRAYQARTGAFFPWPPRRI, from the coding sequence ATGGCGCTGGCCTTCTGTCTCTTGATGGGACTGGCCTGGGTCGTCCAGCAGCGCACGGGAAACTCCGGCTGGGTCGACGCGATCTGGTCGTATTCGAGCGGTCTCGTCGGTGCAGCCGCTGCCTTGTGGCCGCTTGACGGCGCGCTGCCGGCTCGCCAAGTGCTCGTTGCAGGGCTTGTGCTGCTCTGGTCGGTGAGGCTCGGCACGCACATTGCGCGTCGCTCTGCGGCCGGGGCCGACGATCCCAGATATGCAAACTACGCGCGCGAATGGGGGGCGGATGCCCCGCGCCGGATGTTCTTCTTCCTGCAATCACAGGCGCTGGTCTCGCTGCCGCTCCCCTTCGCCGTGTTCCTCGCGGCGCACGCACCGGCGCCGGGGCTGCGGCTGCAGGACTACATCGGCGTCGTCATCGTCCTGATTGCCGTCGCCGGCGAGGCCCTGGCGGACCGGCAGCTGCGGCGCTTCAAACGCGCCCCCTCAAGCAAGGGACAGGTCTGCGATGTCGGTCTGTGGCGCTGGTCGCGGCATCCGAACTATTTCTTCGAATGGCTGGGGTGGCTGGCTTACCCGGTCATCGCGCTATCATCAGGATATGCCTGGGGTTGGGCCAGCCTGGCGGCCCCGGTGATCATGTACTGGATCCTGGTTCACGTGACGGGCATCCCGCCGCTCGAGGAGCAGATGCTGCGATCGCGCGGCGACCGCTATCGTGCGTATCAGGCGCGCACCGGCGCCTTCTTCCCATGGCCGCCGCGTCGGATCTGA
- a CDS encoding RNA polymerase sigma factor, producing the protein MTRGRLRRIALAVGTAPHDADDILQESFLKIWRNAARFDPGRASAMTWMAAIVRHTAIDHLRTRRQPSVELDKALAVPATAGLSPTEHFDYASAEPIALGALARLPEDRRRLIALAYLEGESRASLSQRFGVPVGTIKTWLHRTILSMRKDCLSASAAA; encoded by the coding sequence ATGACCCGCGGCAGGCTGCGCAGGATTGCGCTGGCCGTCGGGACGGCGCCGCACGATGCGGACGACATCCTTCAGGAAAGTTTCCTGAAGATCTGGCGCAATGCGGCTCGGTTCGATCCCGGTCGGGCATCGGCCATGACCTGGATGGCCGCAATCGTCCGCCACACCGCGATTGACCATCTGCGGACCAGGCGGCAGCCCAGTGTCGAACTGGACAAGGCGCTCGCGGTCCCCGCAACGGCCGGGCTGTCACCAACCGAGCACTTCGATTACGCCAGCGCCGAACCCATTGCGCTGGGCGCATTGGCCCGCTTGCCGGAAGATCGCCGCAGGCTGATCGCACTGGCCTATCTCGAAGGCGAGAGCCGCGCGAGCCTGTCTCAACGCTTCGGTGTGCCGGTGGGCACGATCAAGACCTGGCTGCACCGAACCATCTTGTCGATGCGCAAGGATTGCCTCAGCGCATCGGCTGCGGCGTGA